One Candidatus Margulisiibacteriota bacterium DNA window includes the following coding sequences:
- a CDS encoding rRNA adenine dimethylase, which translates to MERLIKKYVNKLIKSGLVNAEDVFFAGIDEQIVWNRTETEHHEIFTTLFRHLTINSLLFSLPDEPYRTIINYLASKSYGAIYPKDCETRTFLHDLPVLNELDECKVVEALKRRKAVIIENKGIITYGTVSPEQAFVTYSSVCFSCFVKFFVDYYNNVKQKTVDQEQQAVFEKVIELLSPPLEDGTISLSELYRKQLTLTEDPYGCMVETGNLMVENRLVDSFFGNLSYCSGKTLYISQTGSSLDELNGCIDPCPMDDSSSIALTASSEFSAHRKIVTSTDYNVILHGHPKFSVIISMCCDNYVCESLGKCHIRCSRKRYLDDIPIVPGEVGTGVYGLCNTLPVNIKNNRGAIVYGHGLFSVGINDFVTPFRTMVFIENRAREAFFLSLKE; encoded by the coding sequence ATGGAACGATTAATCAAAAAATATGTGAATAAATTGATTAAGAGCGGTCTAGTTAACGCCGAAGATGTTTTTTTTGCCGGGATTGATGAGCAGATCGTATGGAATAGAACTGAAACAGAGCATCATGAGATTTTTACAACTCTTTTTCGTCACCTTACTATTAACTCACTGCTTTTTTCTTTGCCCGATGAACCTTACAGGACAATAATCAACTATTTAGCAAGTAAAAGTTACGGAGCTATCTACCCAAAAGATTGTGAGACCAGAACTTTTCTTCATGATTTGCCGGTGTTAAACGAGCTCGATGAGTGTAAGGTTGTCGAAGCGCTGAAACGAAGAAAAGCCGTTATCATCGAAAATAAAGGGATAATTACTTATGGAACAGTTAGTCCTGAACAGGCCTTTGTGACCTATAGCTCGGTTTGTTTTTCTTGTTTTGTTAAGTTTTTTGTTGATTACTACAATAACGTTAAACAAAAAACTGTAGATCAAGAACAACAAGCTGTTTTTGAAAAAGTGATTGAATTGCTTTCTCCTCCACTTGAAGATGGTACTATTTCTTTATCAGAGCTTTATCGCAAGCAACTGACACTTACTGAAGACCCCTATGGTTGTATGGTAGAAACTGGAAACCTGATGGTAGAAAACCGGTTGGTAGATTCTTTCTTTGGTAACCTCTCTTATTGTTCAGGCAAAACTCTTTACATTAGCCAGACCGGGAGCTCTCTTGATGAACTCAATGGGTGTATTGACCCTTGTCCGATGGATGACTCATCTTCAATCGCCTTGACTGCTTCTTCTGAATTCTCTGCTCATCGCAAAATTGTCACCTCAACTGATTATAATGTAATTTTACATGGACATCCGAAGTTTTCAGTCATTATTTCTATGTGCTGTGATAATTATGTCTGTGAGTCCCTGGGAAAATGCCATATTAGGTGCTCGCGGAAAAGGTATTTAGATGATATCCCGATAGTTCCCGGGGAGGTTGGTACCGGAGTTTATGGACTATGCAATACTTTGCCTGTGAACATAAAAAATAATCGGGGGGCAATTGTTTATGGACATGGATTGTTTTCGGTTGGAATTAACGACTTTGTCACTCCATTCCGCACCATGGTTTTTATAGAGAATAGGGCTAGAGAAGCGTTTTTTTTATCTTTGAAAGAATAA
- a CDS encoding RNA polymerase sigma factor RpoD: MTLSMEKANKVSVEISEEILESEKFQVIRKQKSLLQPIKQVKNRVKNAEAVCYDVNEENNIIKRYLDRIGKIPLLTRDEEITLTELVDSGNKQARDLLLLSNLRLVVSIAKKYIKSGLFIDLIQEGTLGLMHSIDKFEYKKGFKFSTYATWWINQSVSRYLANHSRLIRIPVNVVENINKIKQVSKKLTKELGRDPEIEEIAARAKMSIKKVEQCLSAEISPISLDMNLNDDDGSALSEIIEDNKARTPEEIVIEQKMVNDIKEALNILNDKEKIIITKHFGLDGDTPKNLSEISEMFSLTRERIRQIEMGAFKKIKESPCAGNLYCYLSNN; the protein is encoded by the coding sequence GTGACGTTATCGATGGAAAAGGCTAATAAAGTTAGTGTTGAGATATCAGAAGAAATACTCGAAAGCGAAAAGTTCCAGGTAATCAGAAAGCAAAAATCACTACTTCAGCCCATAAAGCAGGTAAAAAATAGAGTAAAGAATGCAGAAGCGGTTTGCTACGATGTCAATGAAGAGAACAACATAATTAAGCGGTATTTGGATAGAATCGGCAAGATTCCATTGCTGACTAGAGATGAAGAGATAACGTTGACAGAACTCGTAGATAGCGGAAATAAACAAGCAAGGGATCTGTTGCTTTTATCTAATCTACGTTTAGTTGTAAGTATAGCGAAAAAGTATATCAAATCCGGTCTTTTTATTGATTTGATACAAGAGGGTACTCTCGGCTTGATGCATTCAATTGACAAGTTTGAGTACAAAAAAGGTTTTAAGTTTTCTACATACGCAACATGGTGGATAAACCAATCGGTAAGCAGGTATCTTGCTAATCATTCACGATTAATAAGAATTCCGGTCAATGTTGTTGAGAATATAAATAAAATCAAACAAGTTTCAAAGAAATTAACAAAAGAACTGGGGCGTGATCCCGAAATTGAAGAAATAGCAGCAAGAGCAAAGATGAGTATAAAGAAAGTAGAACAGTGTTTGTCGGCAGAGATCAGTCCAATATCACTTGATATGAACCTGAATGACGATGATGGTAGTGCTTTGAGTGAAATTATTGAAGATAACAAGGCGCGAACTCCAGAAGAGATTGTAATTGAGCAAAAAATGGTTAATGATATAAAAGAAGCTCTCAATATTTTGAATGATAAAGAGAAGATTATCATTACAAAACATTTTGGACTAGATGGCGATACTCCTAAGAATTTGTCCGAAATTAGTGAGATGTTCTCCTTGACCAGAGAGAGAATAAGGCAAATTGAGATGGGGGCATTTAAAAAGATTAAAGAATCTCCTTGTGCGGGAAATCTCTATTGTTATCTAAGTAATAATTAA
- a CDS encoding aldehyde ferredoxin oxidoreductase, translating into MYGWTGKILKINVSTSEIAVETPDNKLYHKYIGGRGLAGYFLSQDITREWYDPVTPICFFAGPLTATSAPSSGRLTIMSRSPLTGTIGYSSVGGAFGTELKKAGWDGIIITGKSDYLCGIEIVDGNVTIVNSSMLKGYKTIEVSESLSGKGAYAAIGPAAENGVLFSSIVVDKHFVAGRNGLGAVLGKKKIKYLTVKGTGKLLVNDLSDLTKANEDIYRLTSASPILQGEFGISNYGTGALYDLISSRRMMPTANFRKTYFESSSSMNAHAYKEKYNPKKFGCRGCHILCKKSTTKGDNIPEYETMSHFSALLENEDIACVVAANKLCNELGMDSITAAATIASYSEITGKKISSLAILELLEDIGLSRGIGKELGQGSYRYALSKGCMSTSMSVKKQELPAYDPRGAYGMALSYALSTRGGCHLSSYPISYEILRKPVLIDRFTFSAKAGVIKMSEDLNAIADSLIACKFLFFAVTLEEYSRVLRAVTAVDMSAQDLLNVGERIYYNERVMNAKLGFSKDEDDLPMRFFEENGTSGNNVEILALDRKEFLEARRKYYIVRGLNKDGQPLKEKALALGLEWND; encoded by the coding sequence ATGTACGGGTGGACCGGGAAGATTCTCAAGATCAATGTATCAACCTCCGAGATAGCAGTTGAGACTCCCGATAATAAGCTTTACCATAAATACATTGGAGGCAGAGGTCTTGCCGGATACTTTTTAAGCCAGGATATTACCCGGGAATGGTATGATCCTGTTACACCGATATGCTTTTTTGCTGGTCCTTTGACTGCAACTTCCGCTCCATCATCCGGACGCCTTACCATTATGTCGCGCTCACCATTAACAGGTACAATCGGATACTCTTCCGTGGGTGGAGCTTTCGGTACTGAGTTAAAAAAAGCTGGGTGGGATGGTATTATCATCACCGGTAAAAGTGATTATTTATGCGGGATAGAAATTGTAGACGGAAACGTCACCATAGTTAATTCGTCAATGCTAAAAGGGTATAAAACGATCGAAGTCAGCGAAAGCCTATCCGGCAAGGGAGCCTACGCTGCTATTGGTCCGGCGGCTGAGAATGGAGTGCTATTTTCGAGTATTGTTGTTGATAAGCATTTTGTTGCCGGCAGGAATGGACTTGGCGCAGTGTTAGGGAAGAAAAAAATTAAATATCTCACGGTCAAAGGGACTGGAAAGCTCTTAGTCAACGATCTGTCTGATCTCACAAAAGCAAATGAAGATATCTATAGATTAACCTCGGCTTCTCCGATTTTGCAAGGTGAGTTCGGTATTTCCAATTACGGGACTGGTGCGTTATATGACCTGATATCAAGTCGGCGGATGATGCCCACTGCAAATTTTAGAAAAACATATTTCGAAAGCTCTTCGTCCATGAATGCTCACGCATATAAAGAAAAATATAACCCTAAAAAGTTTGGATGCCGTGGATGCCATATTTTGTGCAAGAAAAGTACCACAAAAGGCGACAATATTCCTGAATATGAAACCATGTCTCATTTCAGCGCTTTGCTGGAAAATGAAGATATCGCTTGTGTTGTTGCTGCTAACAAATTGTGTAACGAGTTAGGGATGGATTCTATAACCGCAGCCGCAACCATTGCCAGTTATAGCGAAATAACCGGTAAAAAGATATCGTCATTAGCGATCCTCGAACTTCTGGAAGATATAGGCCTATCGAGAGGTATCGGAAAAGAATTGGGACAGGGTTCCTATCGGTATGCTTTATCCAAGGGGTGCATGTCAACATCAATGTCAGTGAAAAAACAGGAATTGCCGGCATATGATCCGAGAGGAGCCTATGGGATGGCATTATCATATGCTTTATCGACTAGAGGAGGATGTCACTTAAGCTCATATCCTATAAGCTATGAAATACTGAGAAAGCCGGTTCTTATTGATAGATTTACTTTTAGCGCAAAGGCCGGAGTCATCAAAATGTCTGAGGATTTAAACGCTATTGCTGATTCCCTGATAGCCTGTAAATTTCTATTTTTTGCTGTTACCCTGGAGGAGTACTCTCGGGTATTAAGGGCCGTTACTGCGGTGGATATGTCAGCACAAGACCTGCTTAACGTTGGCGAGCGCATTTATTACAATGAGCGGGTTATGAATGCAAAACTCGGTTTTTCTAAAGACGAAGATGACCTGCCGATGCGTTTTTTTGAAGAAAATGGGACTTCTGGCAATAATGTTGAGATATTAGCTCTTGATCGGAAGGAATTTCTGGAGGCACGACGTAAATATTATATCGTTCGAGGTCTTAATAAAGATGGTCAGCCACTTAAAGAGAAAGCTTTAGCGTTAGGGCTCGAATGGAACGATTAA